The Pseudanabaena sp. BC1403 genome includes a region encoding these proteins:
- a CDS encoding DUF2252 domain-containing protein, whose product MANRNIRDRIYQFNLNQPRDPDLLKAKYEYMREDKENPFIFFRSTCHLFYEDLPIKSWFRKAPLVWICGDLHVENFGNYKADNRHVYFDINDFDEAVLAPCTWEIARLLTSIFVSTETYSVGLQVAEKLCQKFLNSYIQTISEGKAYWMGEDMAPPVIEDLLARKNQVKRRELLEERTVLDKETQKRSLKIDFKKAKPISDQQKQKVISFMEVFAAEQPNPKFFKLLDVAQRIAGKGSLGIERYVLLVEGKGSPDGNYLLDLKRALPSSLAAYNEWAQPKWESEGDRIVSIQKRLQAIPIAFLHSVTIGKDSFVLRGLQSTQSPTDHLKIEKWDDKLPHSEVLMQSLGQVVAWSHLRSSGRQGSAIVDQLIDFASKTKWKTEVMEYAKAYSQQVRLDWKEFCQYL is encoded by the coding sequence ATGGCAAATCGAAATATTCGCGATCGCATTTATCAATTTAATCTCAATCAACCGCGAGATCCTGATTTGCTTAAAGCGAAATATGAGTATATGCGTGAAGACAAAGAAAATCCCTTTATCTTTTTTCGATCTACCTGTCATCTTTTTTATGAGGATTTACCAATTAAGTCATGGTTTAGAAAGGCTCCTCTTGTCTGGATTTGTGGCGATCTGCATGTAGAGAATTTTGGGAATTATAAAGCGGATAATCGTCACGTTTATTTTGATATCAATGATTTTGATGAAGCTGTACTTGCTCCCTGTACTTGGGAAATTGCGCGTTTGTTGACTAGCATTTTTGTGTCTACTGAAACCTATTCGGTTGGTTTACAAGTTGCAGAAAAACTCTGCCAGAAATTCCTCAATTCATATATTCAGACCATCTCTGAGGGCAAAGCTTATTGGATGGGTGAAGATATGGCTCCTCCTGTGATCGAAGATTTGCTAGCGCGCAAAAATCAGGTCAAGCGCAGAGAGCTATTAGAGGAACGTACTGTTTTAGATAAAGAAACGCAAAAGCGATCGCTAAAAATTGATTTCAAAAAGGCGAAACCGATATCTGATCAGCAAAAACAGAAAGTGATAAGTTTTATGGAAGTCTTTGCCGCTGAACAGCCAAACCCTAAGTTCTTTAAATTATTGGATGTAGCGCAACGCATTGCTGGCAAGGGAAGTTTAGGGATTGAGCGTTATGTTTTGTTGGTGGAAGGTAAAGGTTCCCCCGATGGTAATTATCTCCTCGATCTTAAAAGGGCTCTACCTTCATCACTTGCAGCCTATAACGAATGGGCGCAACCAAAATGGGAAAGTGAAGGCGATCGCATTGTTTCAATTCAAAAGCGATTACAAGCAATTCCTATTGCTTTTCTGCATTCTGTGACTATTGGTAAAGATTCATTTGTGTTGAGAGGACTTCAGTCAACTCAAAGTCCAACTGACCATTTAAAGATCGAGAAATGGGATGATAAATTGCCACATTCTGAAGTGTTAATGCAATCATTGGGTCAAGTGGTAGCTTGGTCGCATTTACGTAGTAGTGGTAGACAAGGCTCTGCGATCGTTGATCAGTTAATTGATTTTGCGAGTAAAACCAAATGGAAAACTGAGGTGATGGAATATGCTAAAGCATATAGCCAGCAGGTAAGGCTTGACTGGAAGGAGTTTTGTCAATATTTATGA